AACCCGTTGCAAACGGTTCCGGGTGAATTTGTTCGCGAAATGGACCTGATTATCCTCAGCGTAAAACCACAGGATTTTGCAGAACTCTCCCAAACACTGACTCCTTACCTTCGCAAAGACCAGTTGATTTTGTCGATCATGGCGGGGATTACCGTGAAAACCATTTTTGCGCGTATGGGAGTAGACAAAATCGTCAGGGCTATGCCCAACCTTCCCGCACAGGTAGGGCAGGGGATGACCGTGTTTACGACTTCGAAGAAAGTGAGTAAGGTGGAAATATTCGCCATCCAAAACCTGCTCAATACAACCGGAAAAACCCTCTACACGCCGCAGGAACCCATGCTCGATGCTGCTACAGCTATTTCTGGCAGCGGACCTGCGTTTGTCTATTACTTTATGAATGCCATGATGGACGGCGCCAGAGAAATGGGCTTTTCAGGTTCCGAAGCCCAACTGCTGGTAAGTCAGACTTTTTTGGGTGCGATAAATCTGCTCAACCGTAACAGCCTGAATTGTCAGGAGTGGATTGACAAGGTGTCTTCGAAAGGCGGGACAACAGAAGCCACGATCCGCTATTTTCAAGGCGTAGATTTAAATAAATTGATTATCAATGGTCTTGAAGAGGCACGCAAAAGAGCCAATGCATTGAGTAATCCATGAATTTGAACAGATATTTCGCGCAAGGTGTTGCGCGGTATTTAGATAATTTATAGTTTTACCCGCTATTTATTCCATCAAGAGAGGAGGTAAGTAACGTGATTATCATCAAGGTGAAAGAAGGAGAGTCGATTGATCGTGCACTCCGAAGATATAAAAAGAAGTTTGAAAAGACCGGCATTTTGAAATCCGTTCGTGGACGTATGTTCTACAGAAAACCATCGGAGGACAAAAAGGAGATGGAGAAAAAAGCCATCAACCGTCAGCGTCATTACGCTAATGATAACTTCTAATCAATGATTCCATCCTGTCCGACAGGAAGTAAAACAAATTGAGCGCCGCCCAATCTCCCAGAGGTTGGGCGGTTTGTATTTTTGACTTGATTTCCGGTGAGTTTTTACTTAGATTAATTCTTTACTTTCAAGGATGCTTTACAGATGATGAATATCATCAGGGAGGGACAAAAATACCTGTCGATTCGTCAACCTTTTAGTCCATTTTGAACGTAAGAAAAGTATAAAGTCAACAACTCCCGATGTTAAAAACTCAATTTCAGCGCTATATTAAGGTCGAAAGACGATATTCGCCGCTGACCGAAAACGCTTATATCACGGATCTGGATCAGTTCGCTGACTGGATATCCACAGAGCTGGAATTGAGCCTCTATACTCCTGCTGACGCAGCGAAAATTACTCATAAAAATATTCGTGCATGGATGGCTTCTTTACTGGAGTCGGGGCATTCGACACGTACAGTCGGAAGAAAGATTTCTACACTAAAGACTTTTTTTTCCTTTTTACAGAAATCCGAAATCGTCTCTGCCAATCCTGCGGCCAGAGTAAAAATCCCAGGTTTTGAAAAAAAACTCCCCGCATTCCTGAAGGAATCTGAAACAGAAAACCTATTTGATCATATACCTTTTCCCAATGATTTTGAAGGAATTCGGGACAGGGCAATCCTCGAATTGTTTTATGGTTGCGGACTGCGCCGTGCTGAGCTTATCAGCCTCCGGCAAAGCGATATCAATGAATATGACCGCACCGTGCGCGTCACCGGTAAAGGAAACAAAGAAAGAATTCTTCCTTTTGGAAAAAATGTGGAGACCGCGCTGGCGCACTATCTGAAAGCAGTGGAGGCCGCAGGTTATTCCGCTGAAGATCATCTGTTTATGCGCAAAAACGGAGAGGTGCTGTATCCCCGGCTGATTCACCGGATTGTCGGAAAATATCTGGCGCAAGTGACCTCTCTTGCCCGAAAAAGCCCGCATATTCTCCGACATACATTTGCAACACATTTATTGGATAATGGCGCAGACCTGAATGCTATCAAGGAGCTTTTAGGGCATTCGAGTCTGGCTGCTACCCAGGTTTATACCCACAATTCTATCAGCAAACTAAAAGCTGTTCATACTCAAGCCCATCCCCGGGCAATCATCCATAAACAAGATTCAATATGAAAATCACCATTCAGTCCATTCATTTTGATGCCGCCGATCACCTGAAAGCTTACATCCAGAAAAAGTGCGACAAACTTGACCAGTTTTATGACCGGATCGTTGATGGCGAAGTCATCCTAAAGCTTCACAATGATATTAAGGGAGGGAATAAGTTTGTAGAAGTAAAAATGAATGTACCAGGAGACACGCTATTGGCCACGGAGACCGGCCAGACTTTTGAAGAAGCCATAGACCTTACCACCGACAAAATTAAAGAACAACTTCGCCGCTATAAGGGCAAAACCAAAGGCCGCGTCAGGGCTTCAGGCTCTTAAGCGATATACTTACACATTTACAGGCTGCCTGCGGGCAGCCTTTTTTATTCGATCAAATCTTCGACGATCTCTGTGAGTTTCCTTTTTCCCGTTTTTTCAAATTTGCTGGTAGTGAGGTAACCGGTTTCCACCACATCGGTAGAGTCCAGCGGTTGGGGACCGCTGATTCCCGCCATCCATTGCCCTTTTTCTTTAAACTCAAATACAAAAATATTGCCGGCTTCGGGGCCATTTTCTATTTTCACTTTTCCGGTTAACCTAAAAGCCTCCGGCGTATTTCCACGCGATGCCAGCCAGGCGGCGAGGTCTCCTTCGGCTAAAGCCTGTTGATTAAAATATGTGGCTGGAAACAAAGCGCCGTGACCGGATTGGGCAAGATCGATAAACAATTGATTCCGGGTGCGAAAATCTCCTGCCAGCATTTCCCAGATGGCTGATTCTACGACAAAACCTCCGTTCAAAGCAGCCATTGCTGCAGCCAGCCGTACGCTGGGTTTTTCTTTGGAATCATTCATGGTCTGGTAAAGCAACTGGCCGATGGTCGTATCTGCCGGGAAATAGGCAAAACATTGCAGAATAGAAGATTTTATCTGTCCCGTTTCATCGCTGACTTCCGCTGTGCGGCGGGAAGTCTGGGCTGAAAGCCCTGTTTGTTGAAATTTATTGACCAGTGCAGTCAGGCTGCCCTGCATATCGGCAGGTTTTATCTGGCCAGCGGAAAGGCCTGCTGCAATCAATTCCAACGCCTGGAGTTCATAGGGAGAATCAATTGCAAGGAGGAAAAGTTCTTCTGAAATCAGCGGTATTTTTTCGGGAAATTCAAACAATTGTCCAAGCACCATTCCCTCATAAGGTCCCAGCCCGGGCGTATCCTGGCGGAGGATCCGCATCATGATACGGAGGGGTTCTTCTGATTTGCCCTGAGCCAATACGCCAAGAGCCGCAGCCTGGAGCGCGGCATTTCCTTCGAGCGAAGGGAAAAGCTGTTCGATAAATCTGGAGGTTTCTTCATTCTGAATGCCAGCCAGTCGTTGAAACAGCAGAAACCGAATGCTGTTTTCTCCAAGCTTGTCATCTGGTTTAGGTTTTTCCAGCACCTGCAGGATAGCGGGAAGGTCTTCCGGCAGCAAAACCAAATCACCCATTTGATTGCGAAGCGTATCAAGGCCGGCATCATCTGCACTTTCGACCGTTTGCAGAAATACTTCTGACGCTCTGCGCGTTTGCGCAGGTTTTGTGCAACTTTCAAACAAAGAAAGCGCAGAGAGCAGAACCGTTAGTATCAGAAAGGACCGTAGATCAGGCAAAATACCTGAAGTCGTGCCCGTCTTGAATGCGTTGGAGTGACTCATAAATCAGTTTTACTACACTTTCGACATCTGCCTTGTGGGCCATTTCAACCGTAGTGTGCATATATTTCAAGGGAAGAGATATCAGGGCAGAAGGTACACCTTTATTTGAATAGGCAAAAGCGTCGGTGTCTGTTCCGGTAGAACGTGAAGCCGCTTCCCGCTGGAAGGGAATCTCGAAGTCGCGGGCGGTATCCTGGATCAGACGCAGCAGCTTGTTGTGTACAGCGGGTCCGACGGTCAGTGAAGGGCCTTCACCGGAGCGAACTTCTCCATGAGATATTTTATCAATCATCGGGCTGAACGTATCATGGGTTACGTCCGTAACAATCGCCACATTGGGGTTGATTCTTTCAGCAACCATTTGCGCGCCGCGTAATCCGACCTCTTCCTGTACAGCATTTACCACGTAAAGGGAGTAGGGGAGGACGATATTATTTTCCTGTAAAAGCCTGGCGACCTGAGCAATCATAAACCCACCTACCCGGTTGTCGAGGGCCCTTCCCACAAAATAGCGGTCATTGAGTGTGGTAAACTCATCTTCATAGGTAACCACACAACCAACATGGATCCCCAGTTCTTCAATTTCTTTTTTTGTGCGGCAGCCGCAGTCCAGGAAAATATTTTTTACTGTAGGACCATTGTCTTTGGAAGTATCATGCCGGGTGTGAATAGCCGGCCAGCCAAATACGGCTTTGACAATCCCCTTGTCAGTATGAATATTTACCCTTTTGGAAGGCGCAATCTGGTGGTCGGAACCGCCATTTCTGACCAGGTAAATGTATCCATCATCTGTGATGTAGTTGACAAACCAGGAAATTTCGTCGGCGTGTGCCTCAATCACTACACGATAGCTCCGCCCCGGATTAATGACACCAAAGACCGAGCCGTAGGCATCTATCTCGTACTCATCCACATAAGGCCGGATATAGTCCAACCAGAGCTTTTGTCCGCCAGATTCAAATCCTGTCGGAGAGGGGTTGTTGATATACGCTTCCAGAAATGACAGGGATTGATCGTTGAGCACAGATAATGCGGGCATATAATAGGTTAGTTTGTGGTGAACGACAAAGGTAGAAAAATTTACTATTTTTGTATCTTTGAATTAAGAAACACGCATAGATGAAAAAACAAATCGTATATCAACTTCTTCTTTCCGGCCTTTTGTTGCTGGTAGCCTGTCAGTCCAAATCCCAGCAATCCGGATCTTCGGAAGCCGGGAAAGCGCCTGAAACTGCACAGGAACAGTCCGCCAAAATATTTAAATTGCTTGATCCTGAGGGGTTTAAGCAGCAACTCGAAGCAACTCCCGATGCACAGCTCATCGATGTGCGCACGGAAGGTGAAGTAGCTTCCGGCCATTTAGCCAATGCCCGCAATATCAATCTTCAGTCTCCCGATTTTAAGGAGCAACTGAGCACACTTGATCCCGCAAAACCGGTTTTTGTGTATTGTGCAAAGGGTGCAAGGAGCGGGCAGAGTGCAGAAATAATGAAAAAAATGGGTTTTCAGGAGATTTATGATTTGAAAGGCGGCATTATCCAGTGGAAATCCAGTGGATTGCCGGTTGTAACTCCCTGATCCCGATTTCGTATCGCTATTCATCTGTACAACCATATCCAGAGCAATAAAAAAATCATTCCTCGCCCCGGGAAAATTTATTTTTAACTAATCTGGATACTATGGATTTACTAAGAAGTGCATGGCCCTGGTATATTTCAGGCCCATTGCTAACGATGATTCTGGGTTTGATGCTCTTTATGGGCAAAACGTTCGGTATTTCCTCGACTTTGCGCGATCTCTGCGCGATCGGAGGTGCCGGGAAAACCAATTCTTTTTTCCAGTATCGCTGGCAGGACCAGATATGGAATCTGGTGTTTGTGGTGGGTGCCCTTCTGGGCGGAATGATCGCAGCTACGGTACTTTCCAATCCGGAGCCTATACAGCTTTCCACTGCGACGCTTTCAGATCTGGGCGCACAGGGATTTAGCACCGATGCGCATCATCTGGCCCCGCCTGAGATTTTCTCCTGGTCTTCCCTGCTGAGTGTGAAAGGCATGATTTTTATTGTCCTGGGCGGATTTTTGGTAGGATTTGGCACCCGGTATGCTGCGGGTTGTACTTCGGGGCATGCGATTACCGGTTTGTCCAACCTTCAGGTTTCTTCCCTGATAGCCGTGATTGGCTTTTTTCTGGGGGGGCTGTTTGTCACCCATTTGATTTTCCCTTACCTCGCTAAACTCTAAGGATATGATAACCGAAAAACCCGTTACAATGATGGATGCGGAGGAGTGCGGCCAGGTCGCGGTTACTCCCGAAAAAGTGAATCCAATCAGAGGATATATGACCTATCTGATTGTGGGGATGTTGTTTGGGATCATACTTACCAAGTCTGAAGCCATATCATGGTACCGGATACAGGAGATGTTTCGCTTTCAGTCTTTCCACATGTACGGCATTATCGGCTCGGCCGTGACGCTGGGCATTGTGCTGGTATATCTGCTGAAAAAATACAAAGTGAAATCCATACACGGCGAACCGATTGTCGTGCCGGAGAAGACGTTTAGCGTACCGCGGTATCTGTTTGGCGGCACGATATTCGGAATGGGCTGGGCGTTGACGGGCGCGTGTCCCGGGCCATTGTATATACTGGTAGGAAACGGGATCACCGTTTTTGTCGTAGTAATTCTCAGTGCAATATTGGGCACCTGGGTATATGGGATGGTGCGGCAGTATTTGCCCCATTGAATACGCATTTTTTTCTTGCGAAAACAGACAGGTAGCTTTACCTTTGCGCAACTACTGATTGAACCGCCCGAGTGGTGAAACTGGTAGACACGCAAGACTTAAAATCTTGTGAACAGCAATGTTCGTACCGGTTCGATTCCGGTCTCGGGTATTTAAGCCTCCGGAGAATTTCGGGGGCTTTTTTTGTGGGGGAAATAAAGGTATTGAAGAGGTATTACCACCTGCCTTGCTTTCCCAGCCCTGGCTCAATGTTCATCTCCCTGATAGATCCACATGGACTGCGTTTGTCCCGCCCTGGCAAATCCTGCCTTTTGGTAAAATTCAATGGCTTTCCCGTCTGCAGTTAGCATTTGCATGTGGAAGTGGCCATATTTTTCCTGCATGTGTTTCACAATCATTTGCCCGATACCCTTACCCTGATAGTCTGGATGTACAAGGAGGTGGGGATAATAAACAACCAGGAATCCGTCTGATATCGCATTACCGATTCCGACTAACCTTTCACCATCCCAGGCCGAAAACAGTGAATGGGAGTTTTTTAAGGCGTTGCAGAGTTCGGTTGGTTTGTCAGCCGAACTCCACTTGTTGGCCCGGTACAATTCCAAAATGTCTTCCTGCTTAATGTCTCGCCTGTCAGAAATAGTTATTTTCATATTTTTTCATTCAACTATTGTGGCCATTTTGAGACCACCACCACGCATCTGCAATATTGCCGGTTTGCTGTTCACTACACACAAGATTTCCCGTAAATTCCTGAAAAATCCATTGGATTAAATTTATTTACATAAATTTAGTCAGTGGGATGGCGCTGATTACCAGAAATAGGGAACATCCTCAAACTAATGGTTTTCGCAAAGAGATGGTAAAAGGCTAAAGGCCGGAACTTTTTTTTAAATAATTATCTAAAAGCCATAACTCTTGAGAATAACATTTACAGATGACTATCAGGATGTGATTCAATCATTAGATTGTTTTCGGCTTCTCAGTGGCCATGACATCACCATACTCCATAAAGCCATTTCTGACGAAGCGGAATTAGCTGTAGCAATGAATAATCCGGAGGTTTTGATCCTAAACCGAGAAAGAACCCCGATTACGGAAAATTTACTTTCCCTGCTTCCCAGCCTGAAAATAATCTCTCAAACCGGTACAAATTCCGGTCATATAGATATAAAAGCGTGTAAGGCATTTGGCGTAACTTTACTGGAAGGCAGGGGCGATCCTACGGCTCCTGCAGAACTTACCTGGCTACTTATCATGAGCGGATTGCGGCAATTTCCCCGTGCGGTGGAGGGGATGAAAGACGGAAAGTGGCAAACCAATTTAGGGCATGTTGTCAAAGGCAAAACCATCGGAATTTGGAGTTATGGCCGTATCGGAAAATTGGTAGCCGGTTATGCAAAAGCATTTGGTGCGCGCGTATTGATTTGGGGTAGCGAAGAAAGCCAAAGGCGAGCCGCCACAGATGGCTATGAAATAGCGGAATCTAAAAATTCATTTTTTTCCACCGCTGACGTTGTCTCCATTCATCTCCGGTTAAATGAGACGACAAGAGGGCAAATTACAAAGTCAGATTTAAGTGTGATGAAACCCACTTCCCTGATTGTAAACACTTCCCGCGCAGAGTTGATGGAGGAAAATGTATTGCTGGAATCATTAAAATCAGGCAGACCTGGTTTTGCAGCAATAGATGTGTATGAGTCTGAACCCATTTATGACAAAGCTTACCCTTTGCTGAATATGCCAAACGTTATTTGCAGCCCACATCTGGGATATGTAGAAAAAAACAGTTACGAATTATATTTTGGAATGGCGATAGATAATGTATTAAAATACATATCGACGAGTTCTGTATGATCAGCAATGATCGTGAGAATCATTGATTGGCCGTTTTATATGAGAGCTATACGTATGTATGGGATAATAGCATAATGTCTTTAACGGTTCATGGCTTTTACATAATTTGGGAAAATGATAGACTTGGATATTTGCACAGAACTCCTTGATTCTGTTCCGGATGCCGTAATAATTGTCGATGAATCAGGTACCATAGTTCAGGTTAACTGCCAGACTGAGGTATTATTTAAATATGGAAAATCAGAGCTGGTCGGAGCAAGCATGGAAATACTCATGCCCAAAAGATTCAGGGAAAAGCATCCACACCATCGCAAAAGCTACTTCCAGTCTCCGCATGTGAGGCCAATGGGTTCTATGATGAACCTTCTGGCTGTCAATCGGCATGGGAAAGAATTTCCAGTAGAAATAAGTCTAAGTCCCCTGAAAGGCCAGCGTTGTGTAGTAGCCTCTATACGCGATGTTACGGATCGGGTACAACTGATGAACAATCTGAGGGAGCAGAATAAGAAGTTGGAGAACTTCTCGCATATTATTTCTCACAATTTGCGGAGCCCTGTGAGCAACTTCGGGATGCTCCTGCAGTTTTTGAAAACCGAAAAAACCAGCAAAGGAAGAGCATTGGTGATAGAAAAGCTGGAGAAGAACATTTTCAGTCTTACAGGCACACTGAACAAGCTGCTGGAGGTGATACAGATCAGAATAGAATCGATGAAGGATAGAGAAAGAGTATCTTTTGCCTCTGTCTTTGAGAAAATCCGCGATTCACTTGAGGGGCAGATTATGGAGACAAGCGCAAGCCTTACCACTGATTTTTCCCAGGCTTCAGAAATAGAGTATCTGACGATATATCTGGAAAGCATTATTCAAAATCTTTTGTCCAATGCACTGAAATACAGCCATCCAGGGCGTTCTCCTCAGATACATATTAAAACATATCGTACACCGAAGAGCATTATCCTGTCCGTCAGGGACAACGGATTGGGGATAGACCTGAATCACAACAGGGATAAAATTTTTGGTTTGCACAGAACCTTTCATGAACACCCTGAGGCCCGGGGAGTGGGGTTGTTTATCACCCGAACACAGGTAGAGGCTATGGGCGGGAAAATTACGGTAATGAGTAAGGTAAATGAAGGGACAGTATTTTTTGTGCGGTTGAATTGAACAGATTTTCCTATAAATCAGGCTTTTTATCTTTTTCTATCTGCCGGATATACACAGACAGTTTTTGGCTGCTCAGGCCGAGAAAATCGGCGATTGCGGCTTCCATCGCGGGGGAATCTTCATACATCTTTTTCAATCGGGCATTCTCCTGTTCTAGCTGTTTAATCCGCCGTTTATCCTCATCCTGATCTTCTTTCAGCACTTTTTCCCAATTGTAAAAAGTCGCCGGACTAATCTGATGCATTCGGCAGATTTCTTCCACACTCGCACCCGTTTGGCGTTGGGAAACAATCGCCTTGCGTTGGGTCAGACTGAATTGACTCGTTTTCATTTTACGTTTTTTTGAAAGTTAAAATTATCCATGATAATTTCTACTTTTCAACTGGGGCGCTTGGGGGGAAGAGAACAATGGAATGCTGGCAAAATTAATAATGAAAATTACCGGACATGAAACTGAAAAGGCATTTTTAAAGTACATTAGAGTTGCCGAATAGAAAGTCTCAGAACAGATTATGGATCTTTGGGAACAAAGGTTACGGAAAAGGCAATATGTTTATAATTTGAGCTTATGAATCAAAACCTTAATTGGTCTCTTTTCGATGGAGATCGCTTTCAAAGGCTCTGCAATGCCTTAGTTATTCATGATGTTTCCAAACACGCGAAAGTCTTCACGGCACCCGGAAAGGATGGAGGCATTGATGAACTATACGAAGGCGAATATGCTGGTAAAGATGGAAAATGGCGGTTCCAAGCGAAATTCCATAATACAGATAAGAAAACCGCTTTTAATACTCTAAAATTAGACATCAAAAATGATATTGAAAAGAATTTTCAGAATGAGGATCATGTAATTTTTCTTACTAACACCGATTTTCTACCCCAAAAGATTCAAGAACTTGAAAACCTCGGTAAGAAGGTTGCCAAGGATTCTCATGACAAGGAACCAAATATTGAGGTATGGGATGGTGGAAAAATCGAAGCACTACTCATGGGGCACCCAATCATATACCGTACTTTCTTTGGAGATAGAGGTGCCATCATTGTACCCTATCGTGAAAAATTTTCAGAACAACTCGATCCTGAAAATAAGGGCCCCTTCAATTTTCATAACCCTTTCGCCGGAAGGAAGGATGAAATTGAAACACTAAAGTCTTTTCTTTCCAATGACAAGAAATCTGTGATTTCAGTTGTCGGGTCTGGTGGATATGGGAAAACCCGATTAATTGTGGATTTCTTTAGGATCATTGATCGGGAGAAACCTGATTGGCATTGTTACGCTTTTCTGACGCAGATGGGATTTGATCCCTCTGAATTTCGGAGATCTCTGATGGGTAGGAACAAGTTTTTGATTCTTGTCGATGATGCTCATGCCTTCTCAAACCTAAAAGACATTGTTTCAATAGTCAGACTTCCCGAATTCAAGGGGCGCATAAAAATTATCCTAACTACGAGAATCCCGTTATTTGATAAAATTATGGCTGAATTCTCTATTCATGAGGAACTTAAGGAAGACTTAATTCTTGGCTCACTTAAACAGGCAGAAGCATATTTGGCATGTGCCCTACTTCTTGGTGAAAATGATTATAAACCGAGTGAATTAGCTTGGCTGGCTCGAAGATCCGGAGGAGTGCCATTGGTAATCACGGCTCTTTGTTATACGATCAAAAAATCAGGCAGTT
The Bacteroidia bacterium DNA segment above includes these coding regions:
- the proC gene encoding pyrroline-5-carboxylate reductase, whose amino-acid sequence is MKVLIIGAGNMGTTYAQSFITGSVVRPEDMFFLEKGTGKAAELRLLSSNPLQTVPGEFVREMDLIILSVKPQDFAELSQTLTPYLRKDQLILSIMAGITVKTIFARMGVDKIVRAMPNLPAQVGQGMTVFTTSKKVSKVEIFAIQNLLNTTGKTLYTPQEPMLDAATAISGSGPAFVYYFMNAMMDGAREMGFSGSEAQLLVSQTFLGAINLLNRNSLNCQEWIDKVSSKGGTTEATIRYFQGVDLNKLIINGLEEARKRANALSNP
- the rpsU gene encoding 30S ribosomal protein S21, with translation MKEGESIDRALRRYKKKFEKTGILKSVRGRMFYRKPSEDKKEMEKKAINRQRHYANDNF
- a CDS encoding tyrosine-type recombinase/integrase, whose translation is MLKTQFQRYIKVERRYSPLTENAYITDLDQFADWISTELELSLYTPADAAKITHKNIRAWMASLLESGHSTRTVGRKISTLKTFFSFLQKSEIVSANPAARVKIPGFEKKLPAFLKESETENLFDHIPFPNDFEGIRDRAILELFYGCGLRRAELISLRQSDINEYDRTVRVTGKGNKERILPFGKNVETALAHYLKAVEAAGYSAEDHLFMRKNGEVLYPRLIHRIVGKYLAQVTSLARKSPHILRHTFATHLLDNGADLNAIKELLGHSSLAATQVYTHNSISKLKAVHTQAHPRAIIHKQDSI
- the raiA gene encoding ribosome-associated translation inhibitor RaiA, encoding MKITIQSIHFDAADHLKAYIQKKCDKLDQFYDRIVDGEVILKLHNDIKGGNKFVEVKMNVPGDTLLATETGQTFEEAIDLTTDKIKEQLRRYKGKTKGRVRASGS
- a CDS encoding M42 family metallopeptidase; protein product: MPALSVLNDQSLSFLEAYINNPSPTGFESGGQKLWLDYIRPYVDEYEIDAYGSVFGVINPGRSYRVVIEAHADEISWFVNYITDDGYIYLVRNGGSDHQIAPSKRVNIHTDKGIVKAVFGWPAIHTRHDTSKDNGPTVKNIFLDCGCRTKKEIEELGIHVGCVVTYEDEFTTLNDRYFVGRALDNRVGGFMIAQVARLLQENNIVLPYSLYVVNAVQEEVGLRGAQMVAERINPNVAIVTDVTHDTFSPMIDKISHGEVRSGEGPSLTVGPAVHNKLLRLIQDTARDFEIPFQREAASRSTGTDTDAFAYSNKGVPSALISLPLKYMHTTVEMAHKADVESVVKLIYESLQRIQDGHDFRYFA
- a CDS encoding rhodanese-like domain-containing protein, which translates into the protein MKKQIVYQLLLSGLLLLVACQSKSQQSGSSEAGKAPETAQEQSAKIFKLLDPEGFKQQLEATPDAQLIDVRTEGEVASGHLANARNINLQSPDFKEQLSTLDPAKPVFVYCAKGARSGQSAEIMKKMGFQEIYDLKGGIIQWKSSGLPVVTP
- a CDS encoding YeeE/YedE thiosulfate transporter family protein, which codes for MDLLRSAWPWYISGPLLTMILGLMLFMGKTFGISSTLRDLCAIGGAGKTNSFFQYRWQDQIWNLVFVVGALLGGMIAATVLSNPEPIQLSTATLSDLGAQGFSTDAHHLAPPEIFSWSSLLSVKGMIFIVLGGFLVGFGTRYAAGCTSGHAITGLSNLQVSSLIAVIGFFLGGLFVTHLIFPYLAKL
- a CDS encoding DUF6691 family protein, yielding MTYLIVGMLFGIILTKSEAISWYRIQEMFRFQSFHMYGIIGSAVTLGIVLVYLLKKYKVKSIHGEPIVVPEKTFSVPRYLFGGTIFGMGWALTGACPGPLYILVGNGITVFVVVILSAILGTWVYGMVRQYLPH
- a CDS encoding GNAT family N-acetyltransferase, which codes for MKITISDRRDIKQEDILELYRANKWSSADKPTELCNALKNSHSLFSAWDGERLVGIGNAISDGFLVVYYPHLLVHPDYQGKGIGQMIVKHMQEKYGHFHMQMLTADGKAIEFYQKAGFARAGQTQSMWIYQGDEH
- a CDS encoding D-2-hydroxyacid dehydrogenase family protein; amino-acid sequence: MRITFTDDYQDVIQSLDCFRLLSGHDITILHKAISDEAELAVAMNNPEVLILNRERTPITENLLSLLPSLKIISQTGTNSGHIDIKACKAFGVTLLEGRGDPTAPAELTWLLIMSGLRQFPRAVEGMKDGKWQTNLGHVVKGKTIGIWSYGRIGKLVAGYAKAFGARVLIWGSEESQRRAATDGYEIAESKNSFFSTADVVSIHLRLNETTRGQITKSDLSVMKPTSLIVNTSRAELMEENVLLESLKSGRPGFAAIDVYESEPIYDKAYPLLNMPNVICSPHLGYVEKNSYELYFGMAIDNVLKYISTSSV
- a CDS encoding PAS domain-containing sensor histidine kinase, which gives rise to MIDLDICTELLDSVPDAVIIVDESGTIVQVNCQTEVLFKYGKSELVGASMEILMPKRFREKHPHHRKSYFQSPHVRPMGSMMNLLAVNRHGKEFPVEISLSPLKGQRCVVASIRDVTDRVQLMNNLREQNKKLENFSHIISHNLRSPVSNFGMLLQFLKTEKTSKGRALVIEKLEKNIFSLTGTLNKLLEVIQIRIESMKDRERVSFASVFEKIRDSLEGQIMETSASLTTDFSQASEIEYLTIYLESIIQNLLSNALKYSHPGRSPQIHIKTYRTPKSIILSVRDNGLGIDLNHNRDKIFGLHRTFHEHPEARGVGLFITRTQVEAMGGKITVMSKVNEGTVFFVRLN
- a CDS encoding transposase; the encoded protein is MKTSQFSLTQRKAIVSQRQTGASVEEICRMHQISPATFYNWEKVLKEDQDEDKRRIKQLEQENARLKKMYEDSPAMEAAIADFLGLSSQKLSVYIRQIEKDKKPDL